One genomic segment of Hordeum vulgare subsp. vulgare chromosome 2H, MorexV3_pseudomolecules_assembly, whole genome shotgun sequence includes these proteins:
- the LOC123430214 gene encoding 11-beta-hydroxysteroid dehydrogenase 1A-like, with translation MQLLCMPRSTHCNQVLSARTPMTMLMGRLAGVALELALAALLLLFLPPYYVYKLTASFLGSVFPDNVSGKVVLITGASSGIGEHLAYEYAKRGANLALVARREASLREVADNASALGSPNVLVLPADVSKPDDCRKFMDDTVAYFGRLDHLVNNASIWQVCKFEEVEDVHYFRTVMDINFWGHVYPTRYAIPHLKKTHGRIVGVTSNSSYIFIGRNTFYNASKAAALNFYDTLRMELGGDVHITEIVPGVVESEITKGKMLTKEGEMKVDQDERDAIHGPTPAEPVAAFAKTVVRDVCRGERYVFEPRWYMAVYLFRVCFPEILSWSSRLLTVKTLGRPATTDTVGRQILDMPGVRWFTQTASLRSPEIRAR, from the exons ATGCAACTCTTGTGCATGCCCAGGTCCACACACTGCAACCAGGTCCTGTCGGCAAGGACGCCGATGACGATGCTGATGGGCAGGCTGGCCGGCGTAGCCCTGGAGCTGGCTCTCGCCGCGCTGCTCCTGCTCTTCCTCCCGCCCTACTACGTCTACAAGCTCACCGCCTCCTTCCTCGGCTCCGTCTTCCCCGACAACGTCTCCGGCAAGGTCGTCCTCATCACCGGCGCCTCCTCCGGCATAGGCGAG CACCTGGCGTATGAGTACGCGAAGAGAGGAGCCAACCTTGCGCTAGTGGCGAGAAGGGAGGCGAGCCTCCGGGAGGTCGCCGACAACGCGTCGGCGCTCGGCTCACCGAACGTCCTTGTCTTGCCGGCCGACGTCTCCAAGCCCGACGACTGCCGAAAGTTCATGGACGACACGGTTGCCTACTTTGGAAGAT TGGACCACTTGGTGAACAACGCGTCGATTTGGCAGGTCTGCAAGTTCGAAGAGGTGGAGGACGTGCACTACTTCAGAACAGTGATG GACATCAACTTCTGGGGCCATGTGTACCCAACTCGCTATGCCATTCCTCACCTGAAGAAAACCCATGGCCGGATCGTCGGAGTCACCTCCAACTCCTCCTACATATTCATCGGAAGGAACACCTTCTACAAT GCGAGCAAAGCAGCGGCGCTAAATTTCTACGACACGCTTAGGATGGAGCTTGGCGGGGACGTCCACATCACGGAGATCGTCCCAGGGGTGGTTGAGTCGGAGATCACAAAGGGGAAGATGCTCACCAAGGAAGGCGAGATGAAAGTTGACCAAGATGAAAGAGAT GCAATCCATGGGCCGACACCGGCTGAGCCTGTCGCAGCTTTCGCAAAGACGGTGGTGAGGGACGTGTGCCGGGGCGAGAGGTACGTGTTTGAGCCAAGGTGGTACATGGCGGTGTACCTGTTCAGGGTCTGCTTCCCGGAGATCCTGTCCTGGAGCTCGCGGCTCCTGACGGTGAAGACGCTGGGGCGCCCTGCAACGACCGACACCGTGGGAAGACAGATACTCGACATGCCCGGGGTGCGCTGGTTCACCCAAACAGCGTCGCTGCGGTCGCCGGAGATTAGGGCCAGGTGA